The Bombus huntii isolate Logan2020A chromosome 6, iyBomHunt1.1, whole genome shotgun sequence genome window below encodes:
- the LOC126866640 gene encoding uncharacterized protein LOC126866640 isoform X5, with amino-acid sequence MDGINVNGGNADGAREDPNLEAGTVPNLQETQVKVDTPKMDGQDVNGDIRNSPKKGRKRKLSEPDGLSSEESMEFNGFDIQGDNEVEPASHVLKKLIAEAEVAEAQLAKRFRYSIRKNFDMKKDDEDLGDNRMHDDDYVLDIDKVKKEKESDKSETESLGMPNTAESETEVQKTDDTSLKSTNSSSAASSPATSIKSKGYRLLRGVSPGSTGKQKVSSDISNPAFKEPFKYGWRRELVFRASNDSSLKRMADIYYYTPKGKKVRSFREVAEFLNTKELTIDNFTFLKEPIGPDDPEKEVIRDAKRMRGPGISVTPPRKSIGHKRGTPGKRVVEEPASVPPPVATKAATKSPRATSTGFKVKVSAKKTPHITEIKSPSQEREVLPPQRTTSTRRSQLPVEKPPPPKPKRQLTPKVQEPCSIRCSTSMGLIPSLQCRACLCLYHPECVGGIEFTGSDNYICKNCQQDTNESHQSQTNPSLTPPPLIPISMLGAQNTKSKHQVNLSPPKLQRIPKSDNADSQSRNATKVSKTSSATSHSPLNSDNKESSWFAQTESEFLQSHDGILPKPAQNIALMGGKRYIVVPKNNAMAVQPAITVKPDKIGDKPPILQDGTLTDISNAVDNSMSTKVRTSLTTKFVEKDAFDKSIDKDVSKDASHTGLSSSSIMEKTNETYNSNDRTDILTATKSQNDLSSTTDLAVESKKSENCNTIEKKSIVKNSNTTNTNNDLFKVDTQHSVTSSLGTVKINSKRKQNRQDKEQQQHFMDSVCAGYHALLRIFQYLKVQELLRAARVCKMWRDLAAHPSLWKTVRMKNSQVTDWDGLADTLQRHGTQHLDLRKMLVAGESDSIWEKFLVVIPRVTSLVKLELCKCPVMVVEEVIRSCPQLEVLSAMSIKCDSLNLESVGNLKRCQELRLKAISGMSLKEDLTPLQELTQLTQLSLTSVKELGKKGINIIQALVNLETLELGECSDFPDKFGTTVLIKLQKLERLRLEKGQGSCCTFDILEGVSKLQNLSQMELVNFDVKNGFDKCLANCKNIKRLLIIPTYISQSATSNNMVLGGVTELSNNLTHFVWGVTLELLRVTELFIDQCNLIISKQITGDAIPVLKPVPCLKLIEDVEDENDNQKGDDKQEPNETNPQVDILPLPQLQKLLLTALPKTRVKILKIPFHATWRQSISDTATQ; translated from the exons ATGGACGGTATTAATGTGAATGGCGGGAATGCCGATGGGGCGCGCGAGGATCCTAACCTAGAAGCTGGTACTGTGCCGAATCTACAAGAAACGCAAGTTAAAGTGGATACCCCTAAAATGGATGGACAGGACGTGAACGGTGACATTAGGAACTCGCCGAAAAAGG GACGCAAACGGAAGCTATCGGAACCTGACGGTCTTAGCTCAGAGGAATCTATGGAGTTCAATGGTTTTGATATACAAGGAGATAACGAAGTGGAGCCAGCAAGTCATGTCTTGAAGAAATTAATTG CTGAAGCTGAAGTAGCAGAGGCACAATTGGCAAAACGATTTAGATATAGTATAAGGAAGAATTTTGATATGAAAAAAGATGATGAAGATTTGGGTGATAACAGAATGCACGATGATGACTATGTATTAGATATAGATaaagtaaagaaagaaaaggaatcTGATAAATCAGAAACGGAATCACTTGGAATGCCAAATACTGCTGAATCAGAAACAGAAGTACAAAAAACAGATGACACTTCCCTTAAGTCAACAAATTCATCATCCGCAGCCAGTAGTCCAGCAACATCAATAAAGTCTAAAGGTTATCGTTTATTACGTGGAGTTAGTCCAGGAAGTACTGGGAAACAAAAAGTATCAAGTGATATATCAAATCCAGCATTCAAAGAGCCTTTTAAATATGGTTGGAGACGAGAATTGGTATTTAGAGCAAGTAATGATTCTAGTCTTAAAAGAATGGCTGATATCTATTATTATACACCAAAGGGCAAAAAGGTTAGAAGTTTCAGAGAAGTAGCAGAATTTC ttAATACGAAAGAATTAACTATTGATAATTTTACTTTCCTCAAAGAACCAATTGGTCCTGATGATCCGGAAAAAGAGGTTATTCGAGATGCAAAAAGAATGAGG GGGCCTGGAATATCAGTTACTCCACCAAGAAAGAGTATAGGGCATAAGAGAGGTACACCTGGTAAAAGGGTTGTAGAAGAACCTGCATCAGTGCCTCCTCCAGTGGCTACAAAAGCTGCTACCAAATCACCAAGAGCTACATCAACAGGATTTAAAGTGAAAGTGTCTGCAAAGAAAACCCCACACATAA CAGAAATAAAGTCACCTTCTCAAGAAAGGGAGGTACTTCCACCTCAAAGAACAACAAGTACAAGAAGAAGTCAGCTACCTGTAGAAAAACCACCACCTCCTAAACCAAAAAGACAATTAAC GCCCAAAGTTCAAGAACCATGCAGTATAAGATGTTCAACCAGTATGGGGTTGATACCAAGCTTACAATGTCGTGCGTGTCTCTGTTTATATCATCCTGAGTGTGTTGGTGGTATAGAGTTTACAGGAAGTGACAATTATATTTGTAAG AACTGTCAACAGGATACTAATGAATCTCATCAATCTCAAACGAATCCATCTTTGACACCTCCTCCACTGATACCAATCAGTATGCTAGGTGCACAAAATACAAAATCAAAACATCAAGTAAATCTAAGCCCTCCAAAGCTTCAACGAATACCCAAATCTGATAATGCAGATTCACAATCGCGGAACGCTACTAAAGTGTCAAAAACATCCTCTGCAACATCACATTCTCCTTTAAATTCAGATAATAAAGAAAGCAGTTGGTTTGCTCAAACAGAAAGCGAATTTTTACAAAGTCATGATGGAATTTTACCAAAACCGGCCCAAAATATTGCTCTAATGGGGGGCAAGAGATATATTGTTGTACCAAAAAATAATGCTATGGCTGTTCAGCCAGCTATAACTGTGAAACCTGATAAAATTGGTGATAAACCTCCTATACTTCAGGATGGTACACTTACGGATATATCAAACGCTGTTGACAATTCTATGTCCACAAAAGTACGTACTTCTTTAACAACAAAATTTGTGGAAAAAGATGCTTTTGATAAATCAATTGATAAAGATGTGTCAAAAGATGCATCGCATACAGGACTTTCATCAAGTTCCATAATGGAGAAAACCAATGAAACGTACAATAGTAATGATAGAACTGATATATTGACAGCAACTAAATCACAAAATGACTTATCTAGTACAACAGATCTTGCAGTAGAAAGTAAGAAATCAGAAAATTGTAACACAATTGAAAAAAAGAGTATAgtaaagaattcaaatacAACTAACACAAATAATGACTTATTTAAAGTAGATACGCAACATTCTGTGACAAGTAGTTTGGGTACTGTTAAAATAAACAGCAA AAGGAAACAAAATCGGCAGGACAAAGAACAACAGCAGCATTTTATGGATTCAGTGTGTGCTGGTTATCATGCATTGCTGCGCATATTTCAATACCTTAAGGTACAAGAACTACTTCGGGCTGCAAGAGTGTGTAAAATGTGGCGAGATTTGGCTGCGCATCCTTCTCTGTGGAAAACTGTACGAATGAAAAATAGTCAAGTAACAGATTGGGATGGCTTAGCAGATACATTACAGAGGCATGGTACTCAACATTTAGATCTTCGAAAAATGCTTGTAGCAGGCGAATCTGACAGCATTTGGGAGAAGTTTTTAGTAGTAATACCACGTGTAACTAGCCTTGTCAAACTAGAATTATGTAAATGTCCTGTGATGGTTGTTGAAGAAGTTATTAGAAGTTGCCCTCAATTAGAAGTATTGAGTGCAATGTCGATAAAGTGTGACTCCCTAAATTTAGAGTCAGTTGGAAATCTTAAACGTTGCCAAGAATTAAGGCTTAAAGCAATCAGTGGTATGTCTTTGAAAGAAGATCTCACACCTCTACAGGAATTAACGCAACTAACACAGTTG AGCTTGACATCAGTTAAGGAACTTGGAAAGAAGGGAATCAATATAATACAAGCATTAGTTAATTTGGAAACTCTAGAATTGGGTGAATGCTCAGATTTTCCAGATAAATTTGGTACTACAGTTTTAATAAAGTTACAAAAATTAGAACGTCTTAGGTTGGAGAAAGGTCAAGGCTCATGTTGTACATTTGACATTTTGGAAGGTGTATCTAAGTTACAAAACTTAAGTCAAATGGAACTGGTCAATTTTGATGTCAAAAATGGCTTTGACAAATGTCTTGCAAACTGTAAGAATATTAAAAGGCTGTTAATTATTCCAACGTACATATCTCAATCGGCAACGTCTAACAATATGGTGCTTGGTGGTGTTACTgaattatcaaataatttgaCGCACTTTGTATGGGGCGTTACACTTGAGTTACTTAGGGTTacagaattatttattgatcAATGTAATCTAATAATAAGTAAACAGATCACTGGCGATGCGATACCAGTACTAAAACCGGTACCCTGTCTAAAGTTAATCGAGGATGTTGAAGATGAAAATGACAATCAAAAAG GTGATGACAAACAGGAACCAAATGAAACAAATCCTCAAGTGGATATATTACCATTACCACAACTCCAAAAACTTTTATTAACTGCTTTGCCTAAAACGAGGGTTAAGATCTTGAAGATTCCTTTCCATGCTACTTGGCGACAAAGCATTTCAGATACTGCTAcacaatag
- the LOC126866640 gene encoding uncharacterized protein LOC126866640 isoform X2 — translation MDGINVNGGNADGAREDPNLEAGTVPNLQETQVKVDTPKMDGQDVNGDIRNSPKKGMEINVRRKLRKFKANSTSTIESDSTLNTKGRKRKLSEPDGLSSEESMEFNGFDIQGDNEVEPASHVLKKLIGIAEAEVAEAQLAKRFRYSIRKNFDMKKDDEDLGDNRMHDDDYVLDIDKVKKEKESDKSETESLGMPNTAESETEVQKTDDTSLKSTNSSSAASSPATSIKSKGYRLLRGVSPGSTGKQKVSSDISNPAFKEPFKYGWRRELVFRASNDSSLKRMADIYYYTPKGKKVRSFREVAEFLNTKELTIDNFTFLKEPIGPDDPEKEVIRDAKRMRGPGISVTPPRKSIGHKRGTPGKRVVEEPASVPPPVATKAATKSPRATSTGFKVKVSAKKTPHIKIKSPSQEREVLPPQRTTSTRRSQLPVEKPPPPKPKRQLTPKVQEPCSIRCSTSMGLIPSLQCRACLCLYHPECVGGIEFTGSDNYICKNCQQDTNESHQSQTNPSLTPPPLIPISMLGAQNTKSKHQVNLSPPKLQRIPKSDNADSQSRNATKVSKTSSATSHSPLNSDNKESSWFAQTESEFLQSHDGILPKPAQNIALMGGKRYIVVPKNNAMAVQPAITVKPDKIGDKPPILQDGTLTDISNAVDNSMSTKVRTSLTTKFVEKDAFDKSIDKDVSKDASHTGLSSSSIMEKTNETYNSNDRTDILTATKSQNDLSSTTDLAVESKKSENCNTIEKKSIVKNSNTTNTNNDLFKVDTQHSVTSSLGTVKINSKRKQNRQDKEQQQHFMDSVCAGYHALLRIFQYLKVQELLRAARVCKMWRDLAAHPSLWKTVRMKNSQVTDWDGLADTLQRHGTQHLDLRKMLVAGESDSIWEKFLVVIPRVTSLVKLELCKCPVMVVEEVIRSCPQLEVLSAMSIKCDSLNLESVGNLKRCQELRLKAISGMSLKEDLTPLQELTQLTQLSLTSVKELGKKGINIIQALVNLETLELGECSDFPDKFGTTVLIKLQKLERLRLEKGQGSCCTFDILEGVSKLQNLSQMELVNFDVKNGFDKCLANCKNIKRLLIIPTYISQSATSNNMVLGGVTELSNNLTHFVWGVTLELLRVTELFIDQCNLIISKQITGDAIPVLKPVPCLKLIEDVEDENDNQKGDDKQEPNETNPQVDILPLPQLQKLLLTALPKTRVKILKIPFHATWRQSISDTATQ, via the exons ATGGACGGTATTAATGTGAATGGCGGGAATGCCGATGGGGCGCGCGAGGATCCTAACCTAGAAGCTGGTACTGTGCCGAATCTACAAGAAACGCAAGTTAAAGTGGATACCCCTAAAATGGATGGACAGGACGTGAACGGTGACATTAGGAACTCGCCGAAAAAGGGTATGGAAATCAATGTTAGAAGAAAGCTACGTAAGTTCAAGGCAAATTCAACTAGTACCATTGAAAGTGATTCAACATTAAATACAAAAGGACGCAAACGGAAGCTATCGGAACCTGACGGTCTTAGCTCAGAGGAATCTATGGAGTTCAATGGTTTTGATATACAAGGAGATAACGAAGTGGAGCCAGCAAGTCATGTCTTGAAGAAATTAATTGGTATTG CTGAAGCTGAAGTAGCAGAGGCACAATTGGCAAAACGATTTAGATATAGTATAAGGAAGAATTTTGATATGAAAAAAGATGATGAAGATTTGGGTGATAACAGAATGCACGATGATGACTATGTATTAGATATAGATaaagtaaagaaagaaaaggaatcTGATAAATCAGAAACGGAATCACTTGGAATGCCAAATACTGCTGAATCAGAAACAGAAGTACAAAAAACAGATGACACTTCCCTTAAGTCAACAAATTCATCATCCGCAGCCAGTAGTCCAGCAACATCAATAAAGTCTAAAGGTTATCGTTTATTACGTGGAGTTAGTCCAGGAAGTACTGGGAAACAAAAAGTATCAAGTGATATATCAAATCCAGCATTCAAAGAGCCTTTTAAATATGGTTGGAGACGAGAATTGGTATTTAGAGCAAGTAATGATTCTAGTCTTAAAAGAATGGCTGATATCTATTATTATACACCAAAGGGCAAAAAGGTTAGAAGTTTCAGAGAAGTAGCAGAATTTC ttAATACGAAAGAATTAACTATTGATAATTTTACTTTCCTCAAAGAACCAATTGGTCCTGATGATCCGGAAAAAGAGGTTATTCGAGATGCAAAAAGAATGAGG GGGCCTGGAATATCAGTTACTCCACCAAGAAAGAGTATAGGGCATAAGAGAGGTACACCTGGTAAAAGGGTTGTAGAAGAACCTGCATCAGTGCCTCCTCCAGTGGCTACAAAAGCTGCTACCAAATCACCAAGAGCTACATCAACAGGATTTAAAGTGAAAGTGTCTGCAAAGAAAACCCCACACATAA AAATAAAGTCACCTTCTCAAGAAAGGGAGGTACTTCCACCTCAAAGAACAACAAGTACAAGAAGAAGTCAGCTACCTGTAGAAAAACCACCACCTCCTAAACCAAAAAGACAATTAAC GCCCAAAGTTCAAGAACCATGCAGTATAAGATGTTCAACCAGTATGGGGTTGATACCAAGCTTACAATGTCGTGCGTGTCTCTGTTTATATCATCCTGAGTGTGTTGGTGGTATAGAGTTTACAGGAAGTGACAATTATATTTGTAAG AACTGTCAACAGGATACTAATGAATCTCATCAATCTCAAACGAATCCATCTTTGACACCTCCTCCACTGATACCAATCAGTATGCTAGGTGCACAAAATACAAAATCAAAACATCAAGTAAATCTAAGCCCTCCAAAGCTTCAACGAATACCCAAATCTGATAATGCAGATTCACAATCGCGGAACGCTACTAAAGTGTCAAAAACATCCTCTGCAACATCACATTCTCCTTTAAATTCAGATAATAAAGAAAGCAGTTGGTTTGCTCAAACAGAAAGCGAATTTTTACAAAGTCATGATGGAATTTTACCAAAACCGGCCCAAAATATTGCTCTAATGGGGGGCAAGAGATATATTGTTGTACCAAAAAATAATGCTATGGCTGTTCAGCCAGCTATAACTGTGAAACCTGATAAAATTGGTGATAAACCTCCTATACTTCAGGATGGTACACTTACGGATATATCAAACGCTGTTGACAATTCTATGTCCACAAAAGTACGTACTTCTTTAACAACAAAATTTGTGGAAAAAGATGCTTTTGATAAATCAATTGATAAAGATGTGTCAAAAGATGCATCGCATACAGGACTTTCATCAAGTTCCATAATGGAGAAAACCAATGAAACGTACAATAGTAATGATAGAACTGATATATTGACAGCAACTAAATCACAAAATGACTTATCTAGTACAACAGATCTTGCAGTAGAAAGTAAGAAATCAGAAAATTGTAACACAATTGAAAAAAAGAGTATAgtaaagaattcaaatacAACTAACACAAATAATGACTTATTTAAAGTAGATACGCAACATTCTGTGACAAGTAGTTTGGGTACTGTTAAAATAAACAGCAA AAGGAAACAAAATCGGCAGGACAAAGAACAACAGCAGCATTTTATGGATTCAGTGTGTGCTGGTTATCATGCATTGCTGCGCATATTTCAATACCTTAAGGTACAAGAACTACTTCGGGCTGCAAGAGTGTGTAAAATGTGGCGAGATTTGGCTGCGCATCCTTCTCTGTGGAAAACTGTACGAATGAAAAATAGTCAAGTAACAGATTGGGATGGCTTAGCAGATACATTACAGAGGCATGGTACTCAACATTTAGATCTTCGAAAAATGCTTGTAGCAGGCGAATCTGACAGCATTTGGGAGAAGTTTTTAGTAGTAATACCACGTGTAACTAGCCTTGTCAAACTAGAATTATGTAAATGTCCTGTGATGGTTGTTGAAGAAGTTATTAGAAGTTGCCCTCAATTAGAAGTATTGAGTGCAATGTCGATAAAGTGTGACTCCCTAAATTTAGAGTCAGTTGGAAATCTTAAACGTTGCCAAGAATTAAGGCTTAAAGCAATCAGTGGTATGTCTTTGAAAGAAGATCTCACACCTCTACAGGAATTAACGCAACTAACACAGTTG AGCTTGACATCAGTTAAGGAACTTGGAAAGAAGGGAATCAATATAATACAAGCATTAGTTAATTTGGAAACTCTAGAATTGGGTGAATGCTCAGATTTTCCAGATAAATTTGGTACTACAGTTTTAATAAAGTTACAAAAATTAGAACGTCTTAGGTTGGAGAAAGGTCAAGGCTCATGTTGTACATTTGACATTTTGGAAGGTGTATCTAAGTTACAAAACTTAAGTCAAATGGAACTGGTCAATTTTGATGTCAAAAATGGCTTTGACAAATGTCTTGCAAACTGTAAGAATATTAAAAGGCTGTTAATTATTCCAACGTACATATCTCAATCGGCAACGTCTAACAATATGGTGCTTGGTGGTGTTACTgaattatcaaataatttgaCGCACTTTGTATGGGGCGTTACACTTGAGTTACTTAGGGTTacagaattatttattgatcAATGTAATCTAATAATAAGTAAACAGATCACTGGCGATGCGATACCAGTACTAAAACCGGTACCCTGTCTAAAGTTAATCGAGGATGTTGAAGATGAAAATGACAATCAAAAAG GTGATGACAAACAGGAACCAAATGAAACAAATCCTCAAGTGGATATATTACCATTACCACAACTCCAAAAACTTTTATTAACTGCTTTGCCTAAAACGAGGGTTAAGATCTTGAAGATTCCTTTCCATGCTACTTGGCGACAAAGCATTTCAGATACTGCTAcacaatag